One Pyrococcus furiosus DSM 3638 genomic region harbors:
- a CDS encoding IS982-like element ISPfu3 family transposase (programmed frameshift) has protein sequence MVVMNFQQEILIIKSEIYPIVSKHYPKNTRREVISLYDLITFAILAHLHFGGVYKHAYGALIEEMKLFPKIRYNKLTERLNRHEKLLLLAQEELFKKHAREYVRILDSKPIQTKELARKNRKDKEGSSEIISEKPAVGFVPSKKKFYYGYKLTCYSDGNLLALLSVDPANKHDVSVVREKFWVIVEEFSGCFLFLDKGYVSRELQEEFLKFGVVYTPVKRENQVSNLEEKKFYKYLSDFRRRIETLFSKFSEFLLRPSRSVSLRGLAVRILGAILAVNLDRLYNFTDGGN, from the exons GTGGTTGTTATGAACTTTCAGCAGGAAATCCTGATCATAAAATCCGAAATCTATCCGATAGTCAGCAAACACTACCCGAAAAACACTCGCAGGGAAGTAATCAGCCTCTACGACCTGATAACCTTCGCAATACTAGCCCACCTGCACTTCGGAGGAGTTTACAAACACGCTTACGGAGCCCTAATCGAGGAAATGAAACTGTTCCCCAAAATCAGGTACAACAAACTAACAGAACGCTTGAACAGGCACGAAAAACTTCTGCTCCTAGCGCAGGAAGAATTATTCAAAAAACACGCCAGAGAATACGTTAGAATACTGGACTCAAAACCCATTCAGACCAAGGAGTTGGCCAGAAAAAACAGGAAGGATAAGGAGGGTTCTTCAGAAATCATCTCTGAAAAGCCCGCAGTTGGGTTTGTTCCCTCTA AAAAAAAGTTTTACTATGGGTACAAGCTGACCTGTTACTCTGATGGGAACCTGTTGGCTTTGCTGTCCGTTGATCCGGCAAACAAGCATGATGTGAGTGTTGTCAGGGAAAAGTTCTGGGTGATTGTTGAGGAGTTTTCCGGCTGTTTTCTGTTTTTGGATAAGGGTTACGTTAGTAGAGAACTTCAGGAGGAATTCCTGAAGTTTGGCGTTGTTTACACGCCGGTGAAGCGGGAGAATCAGGTTAGTAATCTGGAGGAGAAGAAGTTTTACAAGTACTTGTCTGACTTTCGCAGAAGGATTGAGACTTTGTTTTCGAAGTTTTCTGAGTTTCTTCTGAGGCCGAGCAGGAGTGTTAGTTTGAGGGGGTTAGCTGTCAGGATTTTAGGGGCGATTCTGGCCGTGAATCTGGACAGATTATACAACTTCACAGATGGTGGGAACTAG
- the thyX gene encoding FAD-dependent thymidylate synthase — protein sequence MVRVTLVNYTKRPLETITWAALISYWGEWSTESFERISENDVEKHLPRILGYGHESILEHATFTFSIEGCSRVCTHQLVRHRIASYTQQSQRYIVLDEENVEETFVIPESIKKDRELYEKWKKVMAETISLYKESINRGVHQEDARFILPQAVKTKIIVTMNLRELKHFFGLRLCERAQWEIREVAWKMLEEMAKRDDIRPIIKWAKLGPRCIQFGYCPERDLMPPGCLKKTRKKWEKVAESKS from the coding sequence ATGGTTCGTGTTACGCTCGTTAACTATACAAAGAGGCCCTTAGAAACAATAACTTGGGCTGCCCTTATAAGCTATTGGGGGGAATGGAGCACGGAATCATTTGAAAGGATAAGTGAGAATGATGTAGAAAAGCATCTCCCTCGGATATTGGGTTATGGTCATGAGAGCATTTTGGAGCATGCAACGTTTACTTTCTCAATCGAAGGTTGTAGTAGGGTTTGTACTCATCAACTTGTGAGGCATAGAATAGCCAGCTACACCCAGCAAAGCCAGCGTTACATTGTTCTTGACGAGGAGAACGTTGAGGAAACGTTTGTAATTCCTGAATCGATAAAGAAAGATAGAGAGCTTTATGAAAAATGGAAGAAGGTCATGGCTGAGACAATAAGCCTTTACAAGGAGAGCATAAATAGGGGAGTTCACCAGGAAGATGCTCGATTCATTCTTCCTCAAGCTGTGAAAACGAAGATAATTGTGACGATGAACTTGAGAGAATTGAAGCACTTCTTTGGCCTTAGACTATGTGAAAGGGCTCAATGGGAGATTAGGGAAGTTGCATGGAAGATGTTAGAGGAGATGGCGAAGAGGGATGATATAAGGCCGATAATAAAGTGGGCTAAACTTGGGCCTAGGTGCATTCAGTTTGGCTATTGTCCCGAGAGAGATCTAATGCCTCCTGGGTGCTTAAAGAAAACTAGAAAAAAGTGGGAAAAAGTTGCGGAAAGTAAGAGCTAA